A part of Denitratisoma oestradiolicum genomic DNA contains:
- a CDS encoding acyl-CoA dehydrogenase family protein, producing the protein MDFEFSEKECQFLREVDEFLKANYDPKVMDVTRENMAQVCDTPERRAFMKKLAEKGWLGITWPKEYGGQDGEGFYEYLLNEKLSSVGAPQIGKGVGIIGKTLIKVGSEKLKQEFLPQILDAKIEFAVGYSEPSAGSDSAAMRLKAERQGDNWVLNGQKVFTTSAHFADWYWVGARTDPDAPKHHGISLFLIRMDDPGLTIQPMYTMGNERTNAVFFDNVVVHNDYLVGQQNKGFQYIAEALDIERFTLFTFAPIRGRVELLCDYVKEAKHDGKALKDDPVMRQKVAQLATDCEVARLLGVRFVDTAINSNKAPTVQASHYKLFATELSRRVADATMDIVGPGAQLALHTEDAPLKGRPESCYTYCVIDTVGGGSSEVQKNIIATRGLGLPRNF; encoded by the coding sequence ATGGACTTTGAATTCTCTGAAAAAGAGTGTCAGTTTCTGCGGGAAGTGGATGAATTCCTGAAGGCGAATTACGATCCGAAGGTGATGGATGTCACCCGGGAGAACATGGCCCAGGTTTGCGATACGCCCGAGCGTCGCGCCTTCATGAAAAAACTGGCCGAAAAGGGCTGGCTGGGCATTACTTGGCCCAAGGAATACGGTGGTCAGGATGGCGAAGGCTTCTACGAATATCTGCTGAACGAGAAACTGTCCTCGGTTGGCGCTCCCCAGATCGGCAAGGGCGTGGGCATCATCGGCAAGACCCTGATCAAGGTGGGCTCCGAGAAGCTGAAGCAGGAATTCCTGCCCCAGATCCTGGATGCCAAGATCGAGTTCGCCGTGGGCTATTCCGAACCCAGCGCTGGCTCCGATTCCGCCGCCATGCGTTTGAAGGCCGAGCGCCAGGGCGATAACTGGGTGCTCAATGGTCAGAAGGTGTTCACCACCTCGGCCCACTTCGCCGATTGGTACTGGGTGGGTGCCCGCACCGATCCCGACGCCCCCAAGCACCACGGTATCTCCCTGTTTCTGATCCGCATGGACGATCCGGGTCTGACCATTCAGCCCATGTACACCATGGGCAACGAGCGGACCAATGCCGTATTCTTCGACAATGTCGTTGTTCATAACGACTATCTCGTCGGCCAGCAGAACAAGGGCTTCCAGTACATCGCCGAAGCCCTGGACATTGAGCGTTTCACCCTGTTCACCTTTGCTCCGATCCGTGGTCGGGTGGAGCTGTTGTGCGACTATGTGAAGGAAGCCAAGCACGACGGCAAGGCCCTGAAGGATGATCCGGTGATGCGTCAGAAGGTCGCCCAACTGGCGACCGATTGCGAAGTGGCCCGTCTGTTGGGTGTGCGTTTCGTCGATACCGCCATCAACAGCAACAAGGCGCCGACGGTCCAGGCTTCCCACTACAAGCTGTTCGCCACCGAGTTGTCCCGTCGCGTGGCCGACGCCACCATGGACATCGTCGGTCCCGGTGCCCAGCTGGCCCTGCATACCGAGGATGCGCCGCTTAAGGGCCGTCCCGAGAGCTGCTATACCTACTGCGTGATCGACACCGTCGGCGGCGGTTCTTCTGAAGTGCAGAAGAACATCATTGCCACCCGTGGTCTGGGTCTCCCCCGCAACTTCTGA
- a CDS encoding CaiB/BaiF CoA transferase family protein — MAFLTGYTVLDLASVGPAARASRILADYGMNIIKVAPVAAKSGKQVDPVFHAYGAGRGTQKIRVDLKSDEGRAVIHRLAKSVDVVIESYRPGVATRLGVGYEDIKAQNAGIVYCSTSGYGQDGPYAQWVGHDINYLAVGGFLGCSGRDADGRPAIPGATVADSAGGGMQAAMSIIAALLQRSKTGQGSYLDVSITDGVLNLMSLYLDQYLATGEETKPNSAVLTGKYAWYGVYATGDGKHISVGAIEGHFFKNLCRLLDLEQYGGSQYDSSKQDEMKLAFQQRFLTRSRDEWVAALSGNDTCIAPVLSIAEVTADAHLRSRHAFMQANHPEKGGFEQLGPILAGGERHQPVHQVRPADVTDTQDVLQAAGFSPEEIASLRQGGSVE; from the coding sequence ATGGCATTCCTCACAGGCTACACCGTCCTCGATCTGGCCAGCGTCGGTCCGGCAGCGCGGGCTTCGCGCATCCTGGCCGATTACGGCATGAACATCATCAAGGTCGCACCGGTTGCTGCCAAGAGTGGCAAGCAGGTGGATCCGGTGTTTCACGCCTACGGTGCAGGGCGGGGCACCCAGAAGATCCGGGTGGACCTGAAGTCCGACGAAGGGCGTGCGGTTATCCATCGCCTGGCCAAGAGCGTGGATGTGGTCATTGAGAGCTACCGACCGGGCGTTGCCACCCGGCTGGGCGTGGGTTACGAAGATATCAAGGCGCAGAACGCCGGTATCGTTTATTGCTCCACCAGTGGTTACGGTCAGGATGGTCCCTATGCCCAGTGGGTCGGTCACGACATCAACTATCTGGCGGTGGGGGGCTTCCTCGGTTGCAGCGGTCGCGACGCGGACGGGCGGCCGGCCATTCCGGGCGCCACCGTGGCAGACAGCGCCGGTGGCGGCATGCAGGCGGCAATGTCCATCATTGCCGCCCTGTTGCAGCGGAGCAAGACCGGTCAGGGCAGTTATCTTGACGTGTCGATCACCGATGGGGTGTTGAACCTGATGTCCCTCTACTTGGACCAGTATCTGGCTACCGGGGAAGAGACCAAGCCCAATTCTGCCGTGCTGACCGGCAAGTATGCCTGGTATGGCGTCTATGCCACGGGCGATGGCAAGCATATTTCGGTCGGCGCCATCGAAGGCCATTTCTTCAAGAATCTGTGCCGCCTGCTTGATCTGGAGCAGTACGGCGGCAGCCAGTACGACAGCAGCAAGCAGGACGAGATGAAGCTGGCCTTCCAGCAGCGCTTCCTCACCCGCAGCCGTGATGAGTGGGTTGCGGCCTTGTCCGGCAACGATACCTGCATCGCCCCGGTGTTGAGCATTGCCGAGGTGACGGCCGATGCCCATCTTCGGTCCCGGCACGCCTTCATGCAGGCGAACCATCCGGAAAAGGGCGGCTTCGAACAATTGGGTCCGATTCTGGCGGGCGGAGAGCGCCATCAGCCGGTGCATCAGGTTCGGCCGGCGGATGTCACCGACACCCAGGATGTGCTGCAGGCGGCAGGTTTCAGTCCCGAGGAGATCGCCAGCCTGCGTCAGGGTGGCAGTGTCGAATGA
- a CDS encoding amidohydrolase family protein, which yields MNLQTMSEIGYYPGMAHWHSSVNGVLKAWANVDLDSDWPEPLAAPLMKYMDMYNVDVAFCLREPMMDITGGVVSMSTNGFMMQQIEPYPDRMYLEANVGPVMRRGIEHANWELEYLVKERGAKLCKVYAPEDIGPLNDRRMWPFYEKACELGVPLTMHTGAAYVCPQPGSHCEVRQLDDIMLAFPELKIIAYHAGWPNSEELIGLCGKHKNLYMSLSGIIGWYQRAPYRGYHTIGTALQWMDSDKLVLGFDLPFDHLGRVVDYIANLEMPEELQKNWGYQQLTEKDKANILGLNIARLTGIEPTKRAPKK from the coding sequence ATGAATCTCCAAACCATGAGCGAGATCGGTTACTACCCCGGCATGGCCCACTGGCACAGCAGCGTCAATGGTGTACTGAAGGCCTGGGCCAATGTGGATCTGGACAGTGACTGGCCCGAGCCCCTGGCCGCCCCGCTGATGAAGTACATGGACATGTACAACGTGGACGTGGCTTTCTGCCTGCGGGAACCGATGATGGACATCACCGGCGGCGTGGTCTCCATGTCCACCAACGGCTTCATGATGCAGCAGATCGAGCCCTATCCCGATCGGATGTATCTGGAAGCCAACGTGGGTCCCGTCATGCGTCGCGGTATCGAGCACGCCAACTGGGAACTGGAATACCTGGTGAAGGAGCGGGGCGCCAAGTTGTGCAAGGTTTACGCCCCCGAGGACATCGGGCCCCTCAACGACCGCCGCATGTGGCCCTTCTACGAGAAGGCCTGCGAACTGGGCGTGCCCCTGACCATGCATACCGGCGCCGCCTACGTCTGTCCCCAGCCCGGCTCCCACTGCGAAGTGCGCCAGCTGGACGACATCATGCTGGCCTTCCCCGAGCTGAAGATCATCGCCTATCACGCCGGCTGGCCCAATTCGGAGGAGCTGATCGGCCTCTGCGGCAAGCACAAGAACCTCTACATGAGCCTGTCCGGCATCATCGGCTGGTACCAGCGGGCGCCCTATCGCGGCTATCACACCATCGGTACCGCTCTGCAGTGGATGGATTCCGACAAGCTGGTGCTGGGCTTCGACCTGCCCTTCGACCACCTGGGCCGGGTGGTGGATTACATCGCCAACCTGGAAATGCCCGAGGAACTGCAGAAGAACTGGGGCTACCAGCAACTGACGGAAAAGGACAAGGCCAACATCCTGGGTCTGAACATCGCCCGTCTGACCGGCATCGAGCCCACCAAGCGGGCACCCAAGAAGTAA
- a CDS encoding CaiB/BaiF CoA transferase family protein yields the protein MSNQRPPLSGLRIIESSILGPAAITTAFADLGADIIKVETPAGDYIREMTWPIIEGVSLMHYHLNRGKKSITLDLKKPEAQQIYKDLVKDADVVIEASKPGALAKYGLGYEELKKINPKLVFITVSGYGMTGPYRDMPSHGIAYDTWSGAVIPAYDEQGFCYIPEHVGIGINAAPLFGGLAVLAAVIRARETGEGCFMELAQSDAAAAFDWYRNESHMAYARPEDVVTGNKADGYKRRPVATAGMKEGVRYQLYESADGHVLFMASEQAFWKNFCEGVGRMDLFEKWPGSKYADHARGNRELQAVLRDIFKTKTTKEWLDFSVKINTPIAPVNTPKNIVDDPQFQDRFKILHHEQHGADMLGFPVQFVGEQLPEPAKAPTVGQHSEEVLRQVLGYDDAKIAEVRQKGVLG from the coding sequence ATGAGTAATCAACGTCCTCCGCTTTCAGGCCTGCGCATCATCGAGAGCTCCATTCTGGGGCCGGCCGCCATCACCACCGCTTTCGCCGATCTGGGGGCGGACATCATCAAGGTCGAGACCCCCGCCGGAGACTACATCCGGGAAATGACCTGGCCCATCATCGAGGGCGTGTCCCTGATGCACTATCACCTCAACCGGGGCAAGAAGAGCATCACCCTGGACCTGAAGAAGCCGGAAGCCCAGCAGATCTACAAGGATCTGGTGAAGGATGCCGACGTGGTGATCGAGGCCTCGAAGCCGGGCGCCCTGGCCAAGTATGGGCTGGGCTACGAGGAATTGAAGAAGATCAATCCGAAGCTCGTCTTCATTACGGTTTCCGGCTATGGCATGACCGGTCCCTACCGTGACATGCCCTCTCATGGCATCGCCTACGATACCTGGTCTGGCGCCGTGATACCCGCCTACGATGAACAGGGCTTCTGCTACATCCCCGAACATGTCGGCATCGGTATCAATGCCGCGCCCCTGTTCGGCGGCCTGGCCGTGCTGGCGGCAGTGATCCGTGCCCGCGAAACCGGCGAGGGCTGCTTCATGGAATTGGCCCAGTCCGATGCCGCCGCCGCCTTCGACTGGTATCGCAACGAGAGCCACATGGCCTATGCCCGTCCCGAGGATGTGGTGACCGGCAACAAGGCCGACGGTTACAAACGCCGCCCGGTGGCCACCGCCGGCATGAAGGAAGGCGTGCGCTACCAGCTCTACGAATCCGCCGACGGCCATGTGCTGTTCATGGCCTCCGAGCAGGCCTTCTGGAAGAACTTTTGCGAAGGCGTCGGCCGCATGGACCTGTTCGAGAAGTGGCCCGGTTCCAAGTACGCCGACCATGCCCGGGGCAACCGGGAGCTCCAGGCTGTGCTGCGGGACATTTTCAAGACCAAGACCACCAAGGAGTGGTTGGACTTCAGCGTCAAGATCAACACGCCGATCGCGCCGGTGAATACGCCCAAGAACATTGTGGACGATCCCCAGTTCCAGGATCGCTTCAAGATCCTGCATCATGAACAGCACGGTGCCGACATGCTGGGTTTCCCGGTGCAATTCGTCGGCGAGCAACTGCCCGAGCCTGCCAAGGCACCGACCGTGGGGCAGCACAGCGAAGAGGTGCTGCGTCAGGTGCTGGGCTACGATGACGCCAAGATCGCCGAAGTCCGCCAAAAGGGCGTCCTGGGCTGA